From Armatimonadota bacterium:
CATCGATCACGAGCGGAGCGGCTGTGCTCATCGCTCGCGATCCGTGTCCGCGTGCTTAGCAGCCAGGAAATCGTCCAGCGTGAAACGCCCAGCGGGCATGCTTCCCATTAGCTCCATAGCTAACGCACGCCGGGAATCCTCGCTCGCCGCCCGATTCCCGCGTCCGCCTCGCTTCCCACGGTCTGATTGAGACAGGGCAGGCGTCCAGGCGTCCAGGGCGGCGCGATCCACACGGTAGACAACACGCACGCCCGTTTCGCTTCGACGCGTGCGCGCAGGCAGCCTGCCCTGTTTGATGGCCTGGTACACGGCAGCGCGGGACACACCCTTCGCAGCCGCCGCTTCTGTTGTTGTCAGTTCTTCCATGCCCTCATATTACCATAAAGCCGTTATCACGTCAATCACACCGAAGCATAGACGCTAGAGACAGGTTCTACTAATTCGGGGTAGGCTTCAGTTCAGGAGGCTCGCAGGCGGTTGATTATCGCTAGGAATTCAGCGGGATTGCGAATGCCAAGAAGGTATTGCCTCCGATTCCCTCGGTCGTCGGCAAATGAAATATCAACGCGAGAGATCCAGAATCCCGCGTCACGCAGTTTGACCTTCCTGATACTCCTCAGTGGGATCTTTCGCCCCAGGCGTAACAGATCGAGCGAAATCCGTATGGCAAGCGTGTCCGAGTCCATTGTGACTGAACCTGGAGAACTCCTGTAACGACTCCAAATGTAAACGTTCGTCTGCCGAAAAGTCGCCTCGGGGTGCTTGCGTAGGTACCTGGTATCTCGGATGCGGTAGCCAAGTTGTGAGCCGTTTATCAAATAGGCCAATAAAGCGACGAAGCAGAGCCAGTTAACGAACGTAATGCTCGAAAGCGTTATCATCGTTGATACCACGTTGCTGTCCATCGGTCATCGCGCACTAGCGAATTACGATTCAGTTCCCCTTCGCCTTTCCACCCTTCTTGGTGGCAACGGCCGCGGCAATGAAGCGCTTAAAGAGCGGGTGGGCGCGGTTGGGGCGGCTCTTGAACTCAGGGTGAAACTGCGTGCCGATGAAGAACGGATGGTCTTTGATCTCCACGATCTCCACCAGTCTGCCGTCTGGCGAGGTGCCGCTGAGGAGGAGGCCGCCGTCGGTGAGCTGCTCGCGGTACTCGTTATTCACTTCGTAACGGTGCCGATGCCGTTCATAGACCAGGGCCTCACCGTAAACGTCCCTGGCAAGCGTTCCTTCAGCCAGGCGGCACGGGTAGAGTCCCAGGCGCATGGTGGCGCCCTTGTCTTCAATCTGTTCCTGCTCGGGAAGGATGTGGATCACGGGGTGAGGGGTCTGCTTGTCCACTTCGGTGGTATTCGCCCCTTCCAGTCCACAGACGTTCCGGGCGTACTCGATGACCGCCATTTGAAGGCCGTAGCAGAGCCCGAAGTACGGGATCTTGTTCTCCCGTGCGTAGCGCACCGCGTCCAGTTTTCCTTCGACGCCTCGCTCCCCGAAGCCTCCGGGCACAACGATTCCATGCACTCCCTTCAGGAGGTCGGCGGCGGCATTCGATTCCAGGTCGGCGGACTCGATCCAGCGGATGCTCACCCGGGCATCGTTTTCAATTCCACCGTGGTGGATCGCCTCGCTCACGCTCATATACGCGTCACGGAGGTCCGTGTACTTGCCGACGATGGCGACCTCCACCTCCTTCGAGGGCTTCGTGATCGCGTTGACAACCCGCTGCCATTCCCTGGTGTCGGCCACGGAGGGCTTGGAGTCGTAGAGGTAAAGGCGCTTGGCGATGAGGTCGCCGAAACCCTCCTCTTCGAAGATGAGGGGCACCTGGTAGATAGAGGGCACATCCAGGGACTCCATGACGGCGTCATCGTCCACGTCGCAGAACAGTGCGAGCTTGTCCCGCATTTCCTGGCTGATGGGGCTCTTGGCGCGGCATACGAGAATGTCCGGGTGGATGCCCACCTCGCGGAGTTTCGCGACGCTGTGCTGGGTCGGCTTGGTCTTGAGCTCGTTCCATGGGCCGACGCCGGGGATGAGGGTTACGTGAATGTAGAGCGAGCCGCCGGGACCGGCCTCTTTCTTGAACTGGCGGATGGCTTCCAGAAAGGGGAGGCTTTCGATATCGCCGACGGTGCCGCCGACTTCGATCACGGCGATGTCCGCGCCTTTGTCGCGCCCTGCGCGGCGGATCTGTTCCTTGATCTCGTCGGTGACATGTGGGATGACCTGCACGCAGCGGCCAAGGTAATCGCCCCGTCGTTCCTTGGCGATCACGTTCCCGTAGACGCTGCCCGTGGTGATGCTGTTCAGTTTATTGAGACTGAGATCGGCGAAGCGCTCGTAGTTGCCGAGGTCGAGGTCGGTCTCCGCGCCGTCATCGGTCACGAAAACCTCTCCGTGCTGGTACGGGTTCATCGTCCCCGCATCCACGTTGACGTAGGGGTCAACTTTCAACATCGTTACGCGCAATCCGCGGTTCTTCAGCAGGCGCCCGATGCTGGCGCTGGTGATTCCCTTTCCGATGGACGATACAACCCCGCCCGTTACAAATATGTATTTCGTCATGTCCGCCTCCCTGACCATGTGAAACTAGAACTTGCTACAACCATTTTGTCGCCCGCGCGGGGCGCCATATATGCCAAAAGGTGGGAAGGGCATCGTGCGATGCCCTTCCCGATTCAACCCGACCAGATTCTGTGTCCTTTGCCGACTTGGGCCGCGTCTGTGATGGCCCGGGCCACGAAGGACTTGGCCTTAACGGCCGCGTCCAGTACGCCTGTGCCCAGGGCGATATAAGCCGCGAGCGACGCCGAGAAAAGGCATCCCGTTCCGCGAACCGACGGCCCGGGAATCCGGTCGCCCGCCAGTTCGACAAACGTCTCGCCATCGAAGACGAGATCGATAGGCGACGTGTCATCCGCCCAATGGCCGCCTTTCACGATGACCCAGCGCGCTCCGTGTCCGTGAATGATCCGCGCCGCTTCCCGCGCTTCGTCCAGCGTTGAAATCGCTCTTTGAGCCAACGCGGCGGCCTCCGGCACGTTGGGGGTGACGATCAGTGTTTTGGGCAGGAGATCGGAGATGAGGCGCCGGATGCCGCGCGGCGTGAGGAGCACCCGTCCGTCTTTCGCTGCCAGCACGGGGTCGAGAACCACGTTTGGCAGTTTGCGGCGAGTAATGCGTTCGCTGACGGCCGAGACGATGCGCTCGTTGCCCAGCATGCCGATTTTGACCGCGGCTATCGGGGCGTCTTTGGCGACGGCGTCGATCTGGGCCTCTATGATGCGCGGCGGGAGGTAATGGATCGCGGTCACCCCCGTGCTGTTCTGCGCCAAGGCGGCAGTGATGACCGAGGTTCCGGTGACTCCGAGGAACTGAAACGCCCTGAGGTCCGCCTGTATCCCGGCGCCCCCGGAGGGGTCTGTGCCGGCGATGGTGAGGACCAGAGGGTGGGCCGTCATCGGATCCACTCCTCCGGCAGTTGCGAGAGGTCGGGGATGATCATGTCGGGCCTTTGATGGCTGGGGGCCGCCTCACCCTCTTCGCGGGAAGTGACGCCCGTGAGGACCAGCAGCGTCTTCACCCCTGCCGCCCGGCCGGCTTCGATGTCCGTGTCCAGGCGGTCTCCAATGACCACGGTCTCCTCCGGCGGGATCCCGCAGAGCCGGCAAACAAGGGCCGTACCCAGCGGATTGGGCTTGCCGACGTTCTCAGGTTCCTTCGAAGAGGCCGTGGCGATGGCCGCGACGATGCTGCCGGCGCCGGGGACCAGGATTCCGCCTTCGACGGGAAACGTGCTGTCGCGGTTGGTGCTGAAGAACCGAGCGCCGCCCAGAAGGTGATGCTGCGCGATTCTCATCTTGTCATACGTGAATTCGCGGTCGATTCCCACAGCCACCACATCGGCGCGCGGGCCGTCACCGGCGATCAGGCGGCATTGGGCCACGTCAACCAGTTCTTCGCGAAGGCCGTCGTGGCCAACCGGATAGGCGGAGCAGCCTGTCATGCCCCTTTCGACGAGCAGCCTTGCGAGGATGTGCGAGGAAGTTACAATTTCGTCCATCGAGCAGGCAATGCCCATATCCGCGAGTTTTGGGATATAACGCGCGCGAGTGCGAGATGAATTGTTGGTGAGAAAGCGTACGGTGTGCCCAGCGGTTCGAAGCGCGTCCACGCCCCACGCGGCCTGCGGGATGGGTTCTGTGCCACGGTATAGAACCCCGTCCATATCGAAAATGAAAAGCATTCGGTGTCGGCTACCTCCAGCGGCATTATAGCCCCCGGGGGGAAACGGCGCGGGAGTGCCCTCTGTTAGCCGGCGGGAAAATGCCGGACGCGCCTCCGGACATCGTGGTCCGGAGGCGCGTTGCCCCCGACGCGGCATGAACGTGCATGCGTTGTCAACGCTCACGAACACAACGATCGCCGTGTTCGGTTCCCTGGCGGGCTCGTCAACGTTTATGCGCGAACAGCCCTCCCGGTTGAATCCCGGCGCCGGCGCCACCGCCGTACCGGCTGTACAGCCACGAGATCCCGATCAGAGCGCCGCCGAGGCCGCCGAAGGAGAGCACGCGGAACTGGGATTCCAGGAAACCGAGATCGAACAGGAATACCTTGGCGCACGTCACCCCGAAAAGGCCCAGAGCGGCGATGCGCGTGATGCGGTGTTCCCGCGCTATCCCGAGGAGAAGCAGTGAGGTAGCAGCGAGCGTCCACACGACGGACACCGCTGATTGCGCCCACCGCTCCCAGTAGACGCCGATGCTTTGCTGGTAATAGGCAAAGGTGAAGTAGGTTTCCTGGGTGAGCGCCCAGAGCGTTACCAGCCCGGCGGCGACCAGGACTGTTGGAGGGATGTCTCGTTCTCCGTCGCCGGCCACCTGCGCGGACAGGGACGCCGCCACGCAGAGCGCGACCGCGGAGATCACGAAAGCAACGAACCGGGCGTTGGCGATCGGCGTGATCGTCGAATCCCAGGTCTGCGTGGCGTTCACCAGCAGCACCAGCGCGCCAATTCCAACCAGTCCGTAGGCAAGGTACCGAATTTCCGCGCGTCCGGGAGAGAATGCAGGCAGGAAAAGCATCGCGCCGTAGGAGCACATCAGTGCCGCAACCGTCATCCCCGCGATGGCCTCCCAGCCCAAGACCGGGTGCATGGCATAGGCGCCGACAATCTCAAGCCCGACGCAGAAGACGATCAGCGCGTGAACCGCCGGAGCAATAACGCGAGGCACGTTGTCTTCCGTCTCCGTCAGGGCCTCCTTCCGGCGGCCCGATACCCACGCGATGCTCAGCAGACTGACGATCGAAACGATGTATGCGAGGAATCTGGGATTAAATACCGGCCTCCACAGGTGCGAGCCGACGCCTGTTGCACCCAGGATCAGGGCGATGGCGACGAATGATGTGGCAATGGCGGTGACCCGCGCCTCCAAATCGTCGATGCGTACGCACAAAGAGTGTACCGCCGTCGCGTAGACGGAAATGGCAATGGCGATGATGTACGGTTCGGCGCCGACCAATCCACCGGATAGTTCGAACACCTTGCTTGTGAACCCATACTGGATCTGTTCTGCCAGCAGCCATGCGCCTGCCACGACCCAGGCCATCGCGTATGCCGGTCGTCCGTCGTCGCCGCCACATCGCTTCGTGTACCACGCTATCCAGCCAGATGCCAGGGCGAAGAATAACACGGGGATTCCGTGTTCGTTCAATACAAGGCGCCCCGTGGTCGCCGGGGTTGTGGTCAGGGTGGAAAGGAGAGCTACTGCCGCCAGGCCGTATACGATCTGTCCGGCGCGCCTGACAACCTCGGAATGAGATATGGCAGCCAGGCTGAGAAGGACGGCCGCCTCGACGCTCCACCCGACGCTGATCATGCCCTGCTTGAACTGAATGGGCACCGCAAGCGCCGCCATCGAGCACGAGATGCCGATGCAGGCTGTTTTGAGCGGCACGTCCGCGGGGCACTGGAAGCGCGTCAGGATGGCCAAACCCGCGAACAGCAGGCCGACCGCCACCGGGAAGGCGCCAGGAACTGACCCGAGGGCCGGCCGGATGAGGGCATTCCCCGCGGCAAAGTAGAAGGCGGTTGCGCCAATGAGGAGAAGCCAATCGGTCGGTTCGGTTGGTTCGCGCTTCGTCAGGACCGGCGCGATCGCGGCGGCGGCGTAGAGCAAGTAGTTCATTGTAAGGAATGCCATGACGAGCCAGCGATGGTCGGTCAGATTGGCGTCTACGGCCCAGCCGCCGAGGAGCAGCAGGGTCCCAAACGCGCTAAAGGCAACGTTGACTCGCCAGCCTTTGGACACCGCTACCGCCAGGACGCCGGCATTCAGAACGGTGATGTATGAGAGAAACGGCAGCAAACTACCACCAGCGGCGCCATTTCCAAGGAGCGCCGGTGTGGCGAACCCGCCGATCGTCGCAAGGGCGTGAAGGCTCGGGCTGTCGTAGCGGACCGCCAGGACCACACCGAGAACGGTAATGGCGATCATCAGGGCGAGGGACAGCTCGTATGAACCTATGCTGTAACGGGAAAAGGCCGCCCAAGCATCGAGATACAGTATCGCCAGGCCGCCGCCGGCCATTCCCTCGCTGAACCCGCTCTTCTCGGTCTTGCCGCGCGCGAACTCCCCGGCGATCATGAGGCCGAGGCCGGCGCCTGCGCCGACACCGAGGCGGCCGAACGGCGAGAGTTTGTCCCACGCGTACACAAGGAAAAATGCCACCGCCAGAAACACGGCGATCGCACCCACCCACAGAGCCCACTGGCGACCGATAATGTCTTCCCAGTCGACGCCGGCCTTCTCCGGGGTTGGTGATCCGAAGGTGAATGAGCTGGACGGCTGGCTCGGCCGCCCGACAGGCGGTGCAGGTCTGTAAGGCGTCTCGATCGCCGGTTCGGGTGGCTTCGCCTCCGGCTGCGGAGCATCCGGGCGCTTCGCCTCGGAAGACGCTTGCTCCGCCGCCTGCACAAAAGTAGCGAATGATACCTCGGGAGCATTGCTCTCGGGTGTTGCCTCCCGCGCCCAAACCGATGTTGGTTGCGGTTTCTCCTGTCGAAGCGGCTGGGTTGGAGGCGGTGCGGCCTTAGGGGTCGCGTCGGGGAACTCCGGGATGGGAGGGAGACCTGCCGTAAGGCGCCTCAAGTGGCCAAGCACGGCCTCCATCTGATTTTCGAGGCGATCCAAGCGTTCGCCGGTGGCCTCGGGTGTGTTCTCGGCCATGATCTGGCCTCCTTTCTATACGAAAACTGACGGCGTTTCGTATCAACCAGGGCCATTATCCGCTATTCGGCGTTGCAAGTTCGCGTGGCTTTGGGGCCATTCCGTTGTCGGCGAGGTACCGGATTTCCGGTACCCCCCAGGATCGCTTACAGTCCGGCCTGTTTGGCGATGAGGGCGGCCTCGGTCCGGCTGTTAACGTGGAGTTTGGACAGGATGGCGCTGACGTGGTTCTTCACCGTGCGCTCACTGAGGAAGAGGCCGTCGGCGATGTCCCGGTTCCGCAGTCCTTTCCCCAATTGCTCGAGAATCTCCATTTCGCGCCGGGTGAGTTCGGTGAACATCTCGTGGTGCTTGTGCAGGACGTTGGCCTGACGCGCGAACTCGCTCAGGACGTGGGTCACCAGGCTTGGCGGAAGCGTTCCCTCGCCGCGACGGGCCGCGCGGACCGCCTCCACAATCTCCGGAAGGGATGCGGATTTCAGCACGTACCCTAGCGCGCCGGCTTTCAACGCGCCGAAGAGACGCTCGTCGTCATCGTAATTCGTGAGGATGACTACCACGGTTGCGGGAAGCGCCTCGCGGATCTGGCGCGTTGCTTCGATTCCGTCGAGGCGCGGCATCTGGATATCTGTCAGCACAACATCGGGGCGCTGAACCTTCGCGATCTTCACACCGTGTTCGCCGTCGACCGCCTCGCCGACAACCTCCATATCCGGTTGGAGCCGGAGCAATTCCGCGAGAGTGTTGCGCAGCAAGCCCTCGTCTTCAATGAGCAGCACGCGAATGGAGTCCATGGAACCAGGCCTTTCTGTCCGGCGGCTGGATGGGGAGTCGGGCGACGATGACGGCGCCCGAACGTGCCCGGTCGACGATGCGGGTCGATCCGCCAAGAGATTCGGCGCGAGCGCGCAGCGAGGCAAGGCCGAATCCGGAGCCCCCATTTGCGCCGTCGGAGAACCCGATGCCATCATCGCAGACACGGATGTGATAGTAACGCCCGCCCCTCCGGATGCGAACGGTGATGCGGGAGGCTTCAGCGTGCTTCACGGCATTGGTCACCGCTTCCTGAACGATGCGGAGGACGTTGTGTTGATACGCTGCGGGGAATTCGCATGGCGGACCGTCGTATCCGAAATCGATGCGGATGGAGAATCGTTCGCTCAAGGTGACGAGATGTTGTCGCAGCGCGTCCATGAAATCCGTGGGACTCAGGGAATCGGGTCGCGTCTGGCGAATGAGAAATCGAAGCTCGTCCGAGGCGCGGCGGGCCGTTTCACGCTGTTCAACCGCGATGGACGCTGCGCGGAGAGGGTCGGTCTCGGAGACGGCTTCAGCGAGGTCCAGCCTCCGCGCGATCAATACGAGGTCGTGCTGGATGCCGTCGTGCATCTCGGCCGAGAGATCGCTCTGGTACTCGCTGACGGCGAGCTGGCGCGCCACTTTCTGGCTCTCGCGGCGCAGGAATGTGATGAGTGAGGCGACCAGGATGATGAAGAAATGCCGAAAGCCGACGTACATGTAGTTGCCGTCGATAAAGTATTTGTCCCACGTGTGGCTGAGCAGCCCGGCGCCGAACTGGCCGAGCACGCTCAACAACGTAACAAGAATGACCTGCTTGACGCTCAGGCGAAGTCCGGCGTAGGCTACTGCGAGGAAATAGATGAAACCTGTGGGATCCTCGGCATCGTGCAGGCCGATGAGGATTCCGGTCACGATTAGCGAGTCCATCACACACCACAACAGGGCCCACTTCGCGAGTTCACCTCCTCGAAGGACGACCCACGTGCGGAAGAGAAGGTACGCGCCAACGACCCCGACAACGATGTGCATCGTGTCCGAGGACGGGGTCATGTGGCTTTCCGTACCGCCGAGGAGCCACAGCGGCGCGAAGGGTACACATGCCCAGATGTGCAGAAGGAAGATCTTGTCGATGCGCCGGCCGGTATCCATCGCATTCCTCCGTACGGCTTGCTAGGCCGCCAGTCACATCATGCCACGGAGTGCATACGAAACACCAATGGGGACGGGAACCAAGCGTTCAGGCGCTCGGGAACGCCAATTGCCGACGTGTTGGACCCTTTGAAGGCTGCGGCCCGTGCCGGCGCTACAATAGGTTCAGCCTGGAGACCATTTCGCCCTTTCAATCGAACAGCATTTATAGTATAATAGTCATAAGAGTTGAGTCTCTAGTTATCAAGATGTCAAAACCAACAGTTGCTATCGTGGGCCGGCCAAACGTCGGCAAATCCACCCTGTTCAATCGAATCGTGGGTGAGCGTGTCGCCATCGTGGAGGACACGCCGGGTATCACTCGTGACCGTCTCTACGCCAACGTGGAGTGGAACGGCCGTGCCTTCGCGCTCGTGGATACCGGCGGAATCGTGCCGGACGGCGCGGAGTTCATGCAGAACGAGATCTACGCTCAAGCCCAGACCGCCGTGTCGGAGGCGGACGCCATCATCTTTCTCGTCGATGCGCTGGAGGGGCCGACGCCGGTGGACCAGGAAGTCGCAGAAGTGATGCGCAAATCCGGCACCCCGGTGATCCTGGCGGCGAACAAGACCGACAGCTTCAAGCGCGAAGGGGACGCACTGGAGTTTTACGGGCTGGGACTTGGCGACGTGTTCATGATTTCCGCGCTCAACGGGCGCGAAGTCGCCGACCTACTGGACGAGGTCGTGAAGGCGCTTCCGCCGGAAATGGACGAGCCGGAGGTCGAAGAGGATGTCATCCGGGTTGCCATCGTCGGCCGGCCGAACGTCGGAAAGTCATCCCTTTTGAACGCGCTGGTGGGAGAGAAGCGAGCGATAGTGAGCCCCGTGCCGGGGACCACGCGCGATGCGGTTGACACGACGGTTGAGTTCGAGGGAGACAGATACACCCTGGTGGACACCGCGGGCATCCGCCGCAGCGGAAAGGTGGCCGGAAGCGTCGAGTATTACATGGTGCTTCGAGCGCAACGCGCAATCGAGCGAGCCGACGTCACAGCGCTTATCATCGATGCGAACGACGGTGTTGCGGACGGCGACGCGCGCGTGGGCGGAATCTCCGACGATGCCGGCAGGGCCTGCGTGATCATCGTCAACAAATGGGACCTGATCAGCAACACGCAGATGCACAAGTTCGCCCAGGACGTGAAGGAGAAGCTGCCGTTCCTGGAGTACGCGCCTGTGATCTTCACCTCGGCAATCACGGGGCGCGGCGTGAAGGATATCCTGTCGACCGTCAAGGTCGCCGCGGATAACCACGCGCTGCGCATTCCGACGGCGGAGATGACACGTGTGGTCCGCGAGGCAGTGGACGCGCGGCCGTTCACGCGGCGCGGACGCGATCTGAAGGTGAGATTCGCGACACAGATCCGCGTGAAGCCGCCCACGATATCCGTGATGGTCAACAACCCGGACATCACGCACTCTTCGTATGAACGATACCTGATCAACCGCATTCGGGATGCGTTCGGATTCGTGGGAACGCCGGTCCGGCTCTTCCTGCGGCGCAGCGAGGACCGTGAGAAGCGGGAGAAGCAGGCATGATGGTGCTGGTGGAGTGGTGGAGCTTCATACCTCTTGTCCTGGCGGCGTATGTGGTCGGCAGCATCCCCTTCGGCGTTCTGGTCGGCAGGATGCGCGGTGTGGATCCAAGGAACGTTGGAAGCGGGAACATCGGGGCGACCAACGTTTTGCGGGCACTCGGTCCCGCGTGGGCGGCCATCGTTCTGCTTTTAGACCTGGCGAAGGGGTTTCTACCCGTCGCGGCTTCGCAGATATGGCTCGTTGGCCTGTTCAAGAGCCTCCGCGTATGGGGCAGGCCGGTGTTCGATCCCATCGACGGAGCGATGCCCATCCCCACGAATTACGTATACCTGACACAGAGAGGGATGTCTGTCGAGACGGGACTCGTGGTTGCCGCGGTGGCCGTTCTCGTCGGCGTTGCCGCGATGGTTGGGCACAACTGGTCACTTTTCCTCAAGGGGAAGGGCGGCAAAGGGGCATCCACAGGGTTCGGCGTGGTGCTGGCCCTCGACTGGCGGGTGGCGGTGCTCATCGCGACGGTGTTCATCGTTGTGGTCCTCGTAACGCGGTACGTGTCGCTGGGTTCGACGCTTGGCGCGTGGTGCGTTCCGCTCGGTTTGTGGTACTGGCATCGGGGAACCGCCGAATTAACGCCTCTGCTTGGGTTTGGCCTGGCGGCGGCGCTGCTCATCACGGTGAAGCACCGGGCGAATTACAAGAGGCTGTTGAACGGCACGGAGTCGAAGTTCGGGAGAAAGCCACCGACTGAGCCAGGTTGAACTTCTTCCGGGTAATCAGTACATATTTTCCCGGCGACTGAAGTCGCGGCTCTGACAGGCACGAAGCCCGCCTCCGCGGGCTGAGTGCGACCACCGACTGAAGTCGGTGGCTGACGTTCGGATGTCGGCTGAAGCCGACAGATGTAATGCAGGTGAGCAGACGGGTGTGTTGGTAGTCGAATGAGTCGGCTTCAGCCGACATTCTCTGGCCCGCCACCGACTTCAGTCGGTGGGTCTAGTGGAGGCAACCATGCCGGGAAGCCACGCTGAGATTTACGTTCATCTCGTCTGGACAACGGTGGCAAGACAACCGCTGCTGGCAGGTAAGACTCGTGACATCGCATATGCTGTGATCCGGGCGGAATGTGAATCGGTTCGCGCGCAGCCGATTGCGTTGGGTGGGTTCGAAGATCACGTTCATTTGCTTTCCAGACTGCCGGCTACTCTAGATATCAGCCACCTTGCCAAACAGGTTAAGGGTGTATCGTCACACGCCATCCGCCAGGTTCCGGACCTCGATGGCTTTGGATGGCAAGAAGGATACAGTGGATTCTCTGTGTCCCGCTGGGATGTTCCCAAGATGACGAAGTACATTGCGAATCAAGAGGAGCATCACAGGGGCGGCACGGCGA
This genomic window contains:
- a CDS encoding helix-turn-helix domain-containing protein, which translates into the protein MEELTTTEAAAAKGVSRAAVYQAIKQGRLPARTRRSETGVRVVYRVDRAALDAWTPALSQSDRGKRGGRGNRAASEDSRRALAMELMGSMPAGRFTLDDFLAAKHADTDRER
- a CDS encoding CTP synthase translates to MTKYIFVTGGVVSSIGKGITSASIGRLLKNRGLRVTMLKVDPYVNVDAGTMNPYQHGEVFVTDDGAETDLDLGNYERFADLSLNKLNSITTGSVYGNVIAKERRGDYLGRCVQVIPHVTDEIKEQIRRAGRDKGADIAVIEVGGTVGDIESLPFLEAIRQFKKEAGPGGSLYIHVTLIPGVGPWNELKTKPTQHSVAKLREVGIHPDILVCRAKSPISQEMRDKLALFCDVDDDAVMESLDVPSIYQVPLIFEEEGFGDLIAKRLYLYDSKPSVADTREWQRVVNAITKPSKEVEVAIVGKYTDLRDAYMSVSEAIHHGGIENDARVSIRWIESADLESNAAADLLKGVHGIVVPGGFGERGVEGKLDAVRYARENKIPYFGLCYGLQMAVIEYARNVCGLEGANTTEVDKQTPHPVIHILPEQEQIEDKGATMRLGLYPCRLAEGTLARDVYGEALVYERHRHRYEVNNEYREQLTDGGLLLSGTSPDGRLVEIVEIKDHPFFIGTQFHPEFKSRPNRAHPLFKRFIAAAVATKKGGKAKGN
- the thiD gene encoding bifunctional hydroxymethylpyrimidine kinase/phosphomethylpyrimidine kinase; translated protein: MTAHPLVLTIAGTDPSGGAGIQADLRAFQFLGVTGTSVITAALAQNSTGVTAIHYLPPRIIEAQIDAVAKDAPIAAVKIGMLGNERIVSAVSERITRRKLPNVVLDPVLAAKDGRVLLTPRGIRRLISDLLPKTLIVTPNVPEAAALAQRAISTLDEAREAARIIHGHGARWVIVKGGHWADDTSPIDLVFDGETFVELAGDRIPGPSVRGTGCLFSASLAAYIALGTGVLDAAVKAKSFVARAITDAAQVGKGHRIWSG
- a CDS encoding HAD-IIA family hydrolase, translating into MLFIFDMDGVLYRGTEPIPQAAWGVDALRTAGHTVRFLTNNSSRTRARYIPKLADMGIACSMDEIVTSSHILARLLVERGMTGCSAYPVGHDGLREELVDVAQCRLIAGDGPRADVVAVGIDREFTYDKMRIAQHHLLGGARFFSTNRDSTFPVEGGILVPGAGSIVAAIATASSKEPENVGKPNPLGTALVCRLCGIPPEETVVIGDRLDTDIEAGRAAGVKTLLVLTGVTSREEGEAAPSHQRPDMIIPDLSQLPEEWIR
- a CDS encoding DUF2339 domain-containing protein → MAENTPEATGERLDRLENQMEAVLGHLRRLTAGLPPIPEFPDATPKAAPPPTQPLRQEKPQPTSVWAREATPESNAPEVSFATFVQAAEQASSEAKRPDAPQPEAKPPEPAIETPYRPAPPVGRPSQPSSSFTFGSPTPEKAGVDWEDIIGRQWALWVGAIAVFLAVAFFLVYAWDKLSPFGRLGVGAGAGLGLMIAGEFARGKTEKSGFSEGMAGGGLAILYLDAWAAFSRYSIGSYELSLALMIAITVLGVVLAVRYDSPSLHALATIGGFATPALLGNGAAGGSLLPFLSYITVLNAGVLAVAVSKGWRVNVAFSAFGTLLLLGGWAVDANLTDHRWLVMAFLTMNYLLYAAAAIAPVLTKREPTEPTDWLLLIGATAFYFAAGNALIRPALGSVPGAFPVAVGLLFAGLAILTRFQCPADVPLKTACIGISCSMAALAVPIQFKQGMISVGWSVEAAVLLSLAAISHSEVVRRAGQIVYGLAAVALLSTLTTTPATTGRLVLNEHGIPVLFFALASGWIAWYTKRCGGDDGRPAYAMAWVVAGAWLLAEQIQYGFTSKVFELSGGLVGAEPYIIAIAISVYATAVHSLCVRIDDLEARVTAIATSFVAIALILGATGVGSHLWRPVFNPRFLAYIVSIVSLLSIAWVSGRRKEALTETEDNVPRVIAPAVHALIVFCVGLEIVGAYAMHPVLGWEAIAGMTVAALMCSYGAMLFLPAFSPGRAEIRYLAYGLVGIGALVLLVNATQTWDSTITPIANARFVAFVISAVALCVAASLSAQVAGDGERDIPPTVLVAAGLVTLWALTQETYFTFAYYQQSIGVYWERWAQSAVSVVWTLAATSLLLLGIAREHRITRIAALGLFGVTCAKVFLFDLGFLESQFRVLSFGGLGGALIGISWLYSRYGGGAGAGIQPGGLFAHKR
- a CDS encoding response regulator transcription factor; translated protein: MDSIRVLLIEDEGLLRNTLAELLRLQPDMEVVGEAVDGEHGVKIAKVQRPDVVLTDIQMPRLDGIEATRQIREALPATVVVILTNYDDDERLFGALKAGALGYVLKSASLPEIVEAVRAARRGEGTLPPSLVTHVLSEFARQANVLHKHHEMFTELTRREMEILEQLGKGLRNRDIADGLFLSERTVKNHVSAILSKLHVNSRTEAALIAKQAGL
- a CDS encoding sensor histidine kinase: MDTGRRIDKIFLLHIWACVPFAPLWLLGGTESHMTPSSDTMHIVVGVVGAYLLFRTWVVLRGGELAKWALLWCVMDSLIVTGILIGLHDAEDPTGFIYFLAVAYAGLRLSVKQVILVTLLSVLGQFGAGLLSHTWDKYFIDGNYMYVGFRHFFIILVASLITFLRRESQKVARQLAVSEYQSDLSAEMHDGIQHDLVLIARRLDLAEAVSETDPLRAASIAVEQRETARRASDELRFLIRQTRPDSLSPTDFMDALRQHLVTLSERFSIRIDFGYDGPPCEFPAAYQHNVLRIVQEAVTNAVKHAEASRITVRIRRGGRYYHIRVCDDGIGFSDGANGGSGFGLASLRARAESLGGSTRIVDRARSGAVIVARLPIQPPDRKAWFHGLHSRAAH
- the der gene encoding ribosome biogenesis GTPase Der, with the translated sequence MSKPTVAIVGRPNVGKSTLFNRIVGERVAIVEDTPGITRDRLYANVEWNGRAFALVDTGGIVPDGAEFMQNEIYAQAQTAVSEADAIIFLVDALEGPTPVDQEVAEVMRKSGTPVILAANKTDSFKREGDALEFYGLGLGDVFMISALNGREVADLLDEVVKALPPEMDEPEVEEDVIRVAIVGRPNVGKSSLLNALVGEKRAIVSPVPGTTRDAVDTTVEFEGDRYTLVDTAGIRRSGKVAGSVEYYMVLRAQRAIERADVTALIIDANDGVADGDARVGGISDDAGRACVIIVNKWDLISNTQMHKFAQDVKEKLPFLEYAPVIFTSAITGRGVKDILSTVKVAADNHALRIPTAEMTRVVREAVDARPFTRRGRDLKVRFATQIRVKPPTISVMVNNPDITHSSYERYLINRIRDAFGFVGTPVRLFLRRSEDREKREKQA